Genomic window (Halomicroarcula saliterrae):
ACTGCTCTTGATAAACTATATCTGGCTATATGGAATTTCTCAACACCCTACAGTGATTGCTACAGGAAATTCTATAGCAATCCCTATATGCAGTTCAAGCAGCAATTCGGTAGACACCATCAGCGAGTCGCCTGCAAACCGCCGTTGTTTGGAGGTCGTTCAGCTGCTTAGACTGTATTCCCTCACTCCAGGTTCTTCTCGCGGTCCTGCTGACTACAGGGCACAAATATTATATAAATGGCGACGTATGTGTACGTATGCGTCCAGAGATACCATCGAATCTCGAAGAGCGAATTACAGAGGTCTGCTGGGAGGCTGGATATCCCTCGACTGGCGAGTTCGTTCGTGAGGCGACGAGGCGGCACGTAGATGATCTGAAAGATAAACAGGGACAAGGAGACTCAGGAGTTTTAGTTTTCGAGGATGATGAACTGGACAAGCCCCGACACAGGATTCCTGTTGAATTCCGTCTTGTAATGAGTAAGGATGGCGTCGAAATTGAAGCTATAAAGGTGACCCACGTGAACCGAGATGGGTACAACTGGTTCGACGGGGAAGAGCAAAAGCGCGTCAGAGACCACCTTACCCATGGTGGCAATACCCTGCTAAGTTTTCAGAATCTAAATCGAGAGTTCGAGATAGACCCGAAACTCACGTGGAAAAGAATAGACAACGATCAGTTCTCAGTGGTGGAGCTAGAACTTCTTAATCCCGTAACGTGGAAGTAAGCAAATTCAGCACGCTCCTTCTGTTATACGGTGAGGGTTCAGCAGCACTCCAAGTCTCTATAGCGAATCCTAAAGAATAGCCTATATTAATTCCTATAGTCCTTTTGTGGCCTGTTTTCGGACCGCTTCCCGGACGGCCTCGAATTGCTCCGGGGCTGCTTCTTGGAAGCCCACACGCAGTGCTAACCGAAGAATCGCACTCCGGTCAACATTACTCTCCTCGATATCGAGTCGCTCCTGGAGCCCATGACCGACTGCATCCAGATGATCTGGATTCTCCTCGAGGGCTCGGATGAAGGCCGCGAGCTGGCCGTCCCACACACTGACCGTCTTTTGCTGATCGCCGGCGTCGATAGCCTCGAGCTCGTCGACGATATCCTCGACGAGGTCCTGCCGGTCCATCTCCTTCGCTGCGGAGTCCAGTCGGTCACCCTGCGAGGTCTGTGCTTTCAAATCTTCTAGGTCTGGGTCGTCACTCATCGGTCTCACCGTCCAGCTGTTCGACCAGCGCGCTAGCGGCGTTCAGATACGCGTCACGGGCCCGGCCCGCAGTGGTCGAGGGTTCGGCTATCGCGAAGGCCGTCTCACCGCTCTCAGCAGCGTTGCGGATGTCCTGTGAGTACGGTACGTAGGCCGGCGCAATCGCGTCGGGATACGCTTCTTGGAACGATTCGAGATACTCCTCGGCGAGATTGGTCCGGGTGTCGACCTTGTTCGGGAGAACGAGCGACAGCTCGATATCGACGGCGAAGTTCTCGTCGATCTTCTCGAGGTCCTGGCGGAGTGCATCGGCTTGCTCGGCTTCGAAGGGTCCCATCTCGACAGGCGTGATGACGTGGCGAGCCGCCCAAAGGCCGTTGTAGGAGACGTTATTGGTCATGCCCGGCAGGTCGATGAGAACGACATCGTACGAGAGCGGGTCGACGTACTCGTCGAGGAACTGCTCGAGGCGACTGTACCGCTCGCGAGCATCGTCGATGTTCCCGAGCTCGGCATCAAGCGTGTCGAGCCCCGGGTGGGCGGGGATGAGGTCCGGCCCCTCGTCGGTCGCGATGACTAGGTCGGCGACCGCGTCGTCGCCAAGCTTGCCGGCGATGGTGTCCCAGGCATCGTCAAAGACCGTGCTGATGTTGGGCCACGCCTCGTCAGTGTCGATCTGCTCTCGGTACTGGCCCCAGACGCCGAAGTGTTTCGCGAGGTCGCCTTGCTTCCCGGCGAGGTCGATGAGGAGGACGTCGTGCCCCTGTTCGCTGAGTGCGACGCCGAGGTGGGCTGTCGTCGTCGTCTTGCCGGTGCCGCCTTTGTCGAGGAACGCGGCGGCGCGTAGTGTATCTGCCATTTGCTGTCCCTATAGTACTCACTATAGGATTTGCTGTAGGCTTAAATCTATGTCAGACATTTATTGAAAATGGAATATAGGTATTCCTATAGGTCCCCTTTAGTTACAATCTAACAGTTCGGATTACTACCGTTGATTGTATGCTTTTTCACCGGTGCTAGCCGTCGGCGGTCAGCACTGGTTGATGGCGCCAGTGAATCGGCCAGTCAAATTGAGACGAGCATTTCAGTCCAGCAAAAGCGATTCGTCAACATACTTCGGCTCGGGGAGGTCGATATCTGTGCCGATATCGTACTTATCGAATGCTTCGGGTACGAACCCACCTTTCAATTCTGCTGCCGAAATCTCTATCTCTCGATGGCGAGCGACCAAGAGATGGGCAGCGGTAGCGTGACTGAAAACTGCTTTCCACGTGTGAGCGTTGCTCAGACGGTCATTATGCGCATCGGCGAGTTGTTGGAGCGATTCACGCGTCGCTGCCTCGTCGTTCTCGAGAAGTGATTCGTGGAGGTTCGACAGAAGTTCCGTTTCCTGTTTGTCGTTATCGCAGACGTACTTGTCGAGGTACATTTTAGCCTTGCTGTCGTTGCCCTGACACAGATGTGCTAATGTCGAGAGCTTCCAATAGTTCCTATTGGAGCCGCTCCCCACGCCGTAGTCAGCTTCGAAGCGGTCAGCCATCTCCAGCAGGTCGTCCGTCAGAGCATCAAGCAAACGGCTGTCTCCCGCGAGCGTAGTAATGTACAGACACCATTTGAGATTGAAGCCAAACCCCATCCGATGACTCTTGCTGAGGTCGTCCCAACAATCGACGGCTTCCTGACGCATTGATCGGGCATAGAGACCAGCAGTTGCGTACTCTTCTCTAGCTCTGTGGACCTCACCTAACAGTACGGAACAGTTCCCAAATCTCCACCACTTTTGAAACAAACTCCGGTAATTACTATATATCGGTTTTCCATCATTTATTCTTTGTTTCAGGCCCCAGTATGCAGAATCGAGATCGTCTTCAAGTCGGTTCCGAAGTTGTTTTGCATCATCTTTACCATTCATGGTCATTCTGTCAGTCCTCCGGCTTTGAAATGATAGACGCGATCAAAAATATCATCCACATAATAACCCCGGGAACTGCCGGTAGAGATTGCTTTTTCGCTTCTGGAAGCAGTGCTATAAAAATATGTTTTATCATATAAATTCGCCTCTATTCTGCTACTTATGGCACTCTCAACTGATGATTGGCCTGTTCCTCTTTTAATTTCAGTTTTATGTTTAAATGAGTCACTAATATCGAGAGGGTTTGTTGTCCCTCTATTATCCCATGCATCCACTATCCATTCGTCAGTCATCTGCACTTTATTGCCTTTCCTTTCACCTAAGTCCACATTGGTTGCAGATTTATCGTTTCCAGTCCACTTAGATTCGACAATGACGAGCTGCTCATTATCGGGGTCCCAGGCCATAACATCAATACCGTTGTTCTGGGTCCCACAGCCGGTGTCGACACAGATGACGTCGAGATTATAGCGCTTCTCGAGTACGTGGGGTGTGAGTTTTTCTTCGACGAACTTCGCCCGCTGACCATCGTTGTCAAGTCCTTCCCAACTCTTTGCGGGCTTTTCTGGGTTCACGTATTCTCCACCGACTGCGTCCCCATAGTTACTCTTTCCTGCCGCAGTACCGAACACTTCAGCAGTGTCGCTTGGGTATAGTACATCTCCTCTGACAGTACTGCTTCCAGACCCAAAGTCACCTTCTAATTCGTAGCTAACTGTCCCATCCTTTGCGGAGATATCAGTGAACTCGCCGGGCTGCTTGGAGAGCTTCTTTAGGGGGAACTCCCCAGTGACAACAGCCTGCTTGAGCAGTTGTTGGTCCTGAACATCATCGGCCTTCTTGAAGAATTGCTGAACGTCAAAGTCATCGGCATCTGCATTTATTTCAGACATCTCCTCCAGATAACCCATATGGGAGACCTCGTCGCAGGGCCCAGCAACGGTGGGCGCCGTAAGACTATGTGCCCGGGCAGTTGCCACTGGTCGTCGCGGCGCTGCGCCGATGCTGGGACTTACACAGTCCGGGCTGAGGGCCCGTGATAGCGTCTCACTGTCTACTTCTTCGACCAACTGAACCCCATCAGCACCCTGCCGCTGGATGAACGTATCGAGCTGGTCTGCCTCAACCTCGTCGAGTTGCTTGTACCGCTTCGAGACGGTACCGATATCCTCGGCCGTGACACTCGGGTCATTCTTCCACGTGTCATAGAGCCGCTGTCGCTGCGACAAGTCGAGTCCCTCGTCAAGGAACGCCTGCTGATCACTATTACCCATCCGGCGTAGCATTTTGGAGACCATCCGAGGGTTGTTGCCATCCATTAACTCGCCAGCACGACCGACCCGCGCCGATGTCCGCCCACTCAAATCAGCATCCCGGAAATATCGGGCAGAGATTTCGTCAGCTTGATCCAGATAACTGCTTGTCCCCTCCGGAATTGTATCCGAAATGTATCTTCTCGTAGTCACGAGCTTGCTGACGGTTCGTGATTCACTTAGTGCGACTCTCGCGAACGGTCGTTTGGTCTGTTTGACCGACCATGACGCCGCTCTGCCTACCGCCTTGGCCGGTAGTTGCGTAGTTTTTTGTAGCTTTCGAGCGATTTCGACGGACTTGCCGAGATATCGGGTTTTACTGACTTTATTGGCGACTCTCCCAGCACGGCCCCCACTCCGTAGTGTCTTTGCGGCCACTTCACCGCTGAAGAATTCAATAACGAAGAATACCATGTAGCCATCGAAATAACCATTATCATATGACTGATGTTTATCGGTTCCCTCTTTGAACGGATTGTTTATACCTCGTCGTCTATCGAACTGGCGTTGAAGACTGTTGTACGTTTCATGGGCGTTCAGCGCCGCCTTTGGAACGTTTTTCATTGCCTTCGCAGTCTCGACAGGGTTGGTAATCGAATAGCCAAATTCACCGGCACCATGCAGATATCCCGCCGCTCGTCCGAATTGCCTCGCCTGTCGCTTGTTGATATTATCAAGTGACCCTTCGAGATTCTGGGCAATCACTGACGGTCGTTCGATAGGTCTGTAGACGGAGGGATTACCATGCCAATCCCTCGTCTTGATACGGACGACTGTCCCACCAAGAAGGGTCCCAACGCTCTGTCCAGGAGACGGCTTCAACCCGGATTTCTTGTATCGGAACGTCTCTGTCCCAACGGCTGGTGGAGAATCCAACCTTTCACCGCTCCGGTACACAATGCTTACATTAGACACACCACTGGGGTCTCTCAACTTGAAATCGAGAGAGTAACTCGCCCGACTGAAGGTTGGGTTAGAGACAACCCAGTCAATCCGTTGCATATTCGGGCCTCTGAAATCGTGTACTGTCGGGTCTGTCCCTTCCTGTATTTCTTCTTCATCTGACACTCCATCTCCATCAGTATCACCCCACCTACCGTCTGGATCTGTTCTCCATGCCCATTCTTGGGAATCGTTCAGTCCGTCACTATCAGTATCCTTCTCCCAAGGAGACGAAGTAACGTACTCAACCGAACCATGTTTCCGTAATTCTCCCTTTTCCGGGGGTTGTTCGCCTTTTGTCGCGTTGGATAGGGCATCTACTTTCTGGAGCGTGTCAAAAATAACAATCTCAGTTTCTTCGATCTCTCTGGCATCATTGAGACCGTCGCCATCGCTATCGGGCGTTTCCGGGTTCGAAAGGGCCTCTACTGGCTCTACCTGCAACTCACCGTCAATTACTGTTGGTTTAAATGCCACTTCTTCACCATCAGTGAGGCCATCGTCGTCGGTATCAGGATCCGTCGCGGACAGATTGAATTGCTCGCCGCTCCCCGTCGGCAGCCGCCAGGTTTGTTCCTCGACACTATCCCGGATGCCGTCGCCGTCGGCGTCAGCCGACCCACGTCGTACGACTTGGGCGCGCATGTTGATGCCGTCGACCGAGAGCGTCACGTTGGCCGGTCCCGTGTCGAGCGTCGAGATGTCGACACCTTCCTGAACCGTTCCGACGGTCCCAATCGAGAGGGATTCCGACACTGTGGTTCCGCTGGCGCCAGTTATCTCGATGGTCGCCTCGGGGTTGATATTCGTCTGCTCGGTCTGGTAGACGACGGCGAGGCTGTCGGTCGCCTCGGTAATTCGGTAGCTGGCGTTCACCGTGCCCGCGTCGCCGTTCGTCGAACTCGAGGTGTTCTCGTTGGGGTCACCGGGGACATGGATGGTGAGCTGTTTATCCATCGCCAGCGAGATGTTGCGCGGATCGGTCGCTCGCCCGGTGAGTGCTTGCCAGGCATCGACGGTACCGGGGCCGCCCGCTGGCACGTCAGAGGCGTCGTTGAACGCCGGCTCGATACTGATACTCTCGTTCGTGAGACCGCCACGGAAGGCTCCACCGTCGGTCCGTTTGGGGTTCCAGTGCCAGTTGATGTAGGTGCTGTTGACGTAATCCGGTGGGTCGTCACGGACCACCCATCGACCCCGGTCTATCGGTAGTCCGTCGAACGCCATGGTGACTGCACCGACGGAGTCGGTAGTCGGGTGATCGTGCAGTAAGACGAGACTCAAACCGTCCGGGCCCGACCAGAAGAACAACTGGCTCTTGTCGTCCTCGAAAACCGGCAGCGCCGAATTTACTTTGTTATTCCCATAATTATAGAAGTTCTCGATACGCTGACCGTTGCTCAGCGGCACGACCTCGTAGGTGTCGTTGCCCTGTTCAATGGTGATTTTCCGCGTCGAGGGCTCTCCGCCCAGTACGACCGTCTCGTTGCTGGTGAGGTTACAGGCGTTTCGACACTGGAACGAGTCACTGGCGGTGAAATCGATGGGGGTCCCGACCTCGATACTGGTGGCGCTGACCCACTCCTCAGTGTGTAGTACCGTGAAATACGAGAAGTGGTCAACGGTCGCTTTCGCAGTGCCGTTCTCGATGGTCGTTTCGACTTCCTTCCAAGTATCGTTTGTCGAGCCGCTCCACGTGTAGATGGAGAGGTTCTCGTACTCGTCGGCAGCGACCGACTCGGCGATTGGCATCGCGATAGTGGCGTTCTCGAACGTCGTCCGGTTCTCGATTCGAACCGTCGGCCCGGCGTGTGCTGAACTGTTCGAGAAGTAGCTCGGTTTCGCGTCGACGGTTGCGTTGGCCACCGCGCCCTCTGCTCGCA
Coding sequences:
- a CDS encoding ParA family protein produces the protein MADTLRAAAFLDKGGTGKTTTTAHLGVALSEQGHDVLLIDLAGKQGDLAKHFGVWGQYREQIDTDEAWPNISTVFDDAWDTIAGKLGDDAVADLVIATDEGPDLIPAHPGLDTLDAELGNIDDARERYSRLEQFLDEYVDPLSYDVVLIDLPGMTNNVSYNGLWAARHVITPVEMGPFEAEQADALRQDLEKIDENFAVDIELSLVLPNKVDTRTNLAEEYLESFQEAYPDAIAPAYVPYSQDIRNAAESGETAFAIAEPSTTAGRARDAYLNAASALVEQLDGETDE
- a CDS encoding dockerin type I domain-containing protein, whose translation is MTWNNSTEPNASQIDSLGQRTNPGLPYAVVGNQPTDPNNDSLYEDVNGDGQINIVDSDALQRNLNATAVGANWSAYDFTRDNRTDIGDVLWLFTVTRGVAVNDTDGDGLPNAYEHNWTDTDPAVADTDADGRIDGAEDPDGDGLISYMEYRVGTDPKVTDTDGDGFSDGREDGISGISPTESDTDGDGVPDPVDDLDGDNLSVTNESVYDTSRRLPDTDGDGLQDGSEVHEYGTNATLPDTDSDGIDDGAEIKAGLDPLVADSDGDGIDDTNETVAVTQAHNATNVSLTLRAEGAVANATVDAKPSYFSNSSAHAGPTVRIENRTTFENATIAMPIAESVAADEYENLSIYTWSGSTNDTWKEVETTIENGTAKATVDHFSYFTVLHTEEWVSATSIEVGTPIDFTASDSFQCRNACNLTSNETVVLGGEPSTRKITIEQGNDTYEVVPLSNGQRIENFYNYGNNKVNSALPVFEDDKSQLFFWSGPDGLSLVLLHDHPTTDSVGAVTMAFDGLPIDRGRWVVRDDPPDYVNSTYINWHWNPKRTDGGAFRGGLTNESISIEPAFNDASDVPAGGPGTVDAWQALTGRATDPRNISLAMDKQLTIHVPGDPNENTSSSTNGDAGTVNASYRITEATDSLAVVYQTEQTNINPEATIEITGASGTTVSESLSIGTVGTVQEGVDISTLDTGPANVTLSVDGINMRAQVVRRGSADADGDGIRDSVEEQTWRLPTGSGEQFNLSATDPDTDDDGLTDGEEVAFKPTVIDGELQVEPVEALSNPETPDSDGDGLNDAREIEETEIVIFDTLQKVDALSNATKGEQPPEKGELRKHGSVEYVTSSPWEKDTDSDGLNDSQEWAWRTDPDGRWGDTDGDGVSDEEEIQEGTDPTVHDFRGPNMQRIDWVVSNPTFSRASYSLDFKLRDPSGVSNVSIVYRSGERLDSPPAVGTETFRYKKSGLKPSPGQSVGTLLGGTVVRIKTRDWHGNPSVYRPIERPSVIAQNLEGSLDNINKRQARQFGRAAGYLHGAGEFGYSITNPVETAKAMKNVPKAALNAHETYNSLQRQFDRRRGINNPFKEGTDKHQSYDNGYFDGYMVFFVIEFFSGEVAAKTLRSGGRAGRVANKVSKTRYLGKSVEIARKLQKTTQLPAKAVGRAASWSVKQTKRPFARVALSESRTVSKLVTTRRYISDTIPEGTSSYLDQADEISARYFRDADLSGRTSARVGRAGELMDGNNPRMVSKMLRRMGNSDQQAFLDEGLDLSQRQRLYDTWKNDPSVTAEDIGTVSKRYKQLDEVEADQLDTFIQRQGADGVQLVEEVDSETLSRALSPDCVSPSIGAAPRRPVATARAHSLTAPTVAGPCDEVSHMGYLEEMSEINADADDFDVQQFFKKADDVQDQQLLKQAVVTGEFPLKKLSKQPGEFTDISAKDGTVSYELEGDFGSGSSTVRGDVLYPSDTAEVFGTAAGKSNYGDAVGGEYVNPEKPAKSWEGLDNDGQRAKFVEEKLTPHVLEKRYNLDVICVDTGCGTQNNGIDVMAWDPDNEQLVIVESKWTGNDKSATNVDLGERKGNKVQMTDEWIVDAWDNRGTTNPLDISDSFKHKTEIKRGTGQSSVESAISSRIEANLYDKTYFYSTASRSEKAISTGSSRGYYVDDIFDRVYHFKAGGLTE